In Nicotiana tabacum cultivar K326 chromosome 11, ASM71507v2, whole genome shotgun sequence, a single window of DNA contains:
- the LOC107766819 gene encoding uncharacterized protein LOC107766819, producing the protein MEKCRLVLFLAAISSVFRLLHATSGDSDPIYKACVDQCKETGCVGDNCFQHCNFSSGGNLIGGPWYLQEPLYLRWKQWDCLSDCRYHCMLVREEERQKLGLKPIKYHGKWPFRRVYGIQEPVSVAFSALNLAVQFHGWVSFFILVNYKLPFSPSKKPYYEYTGLWHIYAILSMNAWIWSAVSHSRDVELTEKLDYSSGGALVGYSLILAILRVFNVRDEAARVMIAAPIVAFVTTHILYLNFYQLDHGLNTKVCVAMSMLQFTLWAVWAAFTRHPSRWKLWLVVTGGVLSTLLKIYDFPPYMGYVDADALWHTISLPLAYLLWSFVRDDSEFGTTTLIKKAK; encoded by the exons ATGGAAAAATGTCGTTTGGTTCTGTTTCTTGCCGCGATTTCTTCAGTTTTCCGACTTCTCCATGCCACCTCCGGCGACTCTGATCCGATTTACAA AGCATGTGTTGATCAGTGCAAGGAGACTGGATGTGTGGGGGACAACTGCTTTCAGCATTGCAATTTTTCTTCTGGGGGAAATCTCATTGGTGGTCCATGGTACCTGCAGGAACCACTATATCTGAGATGGAAACAGTGGGACTGCCTTAGTGATTGTCGATACCACTGTATGCTTGTCAGAGAGGAAGAAAGGCAGAAGCTTGGTCTTAAGCCTATCAAATATCACGGGAAATGGCCATTCCGTCGTGTTTATGGGATCCAG GAACCTGTTTCTGTGGCTTTCTCTGCCCTTAACCTTGCTGTACAATTCCATGGATGGGTATCCTTTTTCATTCTAGTGAACTACAAGCTACCTTTTAGCCCAAGCAAGAAGCCCTATTATGAATACACTGGTTTGTGGCatatttatgcaattttatcAATGAACGCCTGGATCTGGAGTGCTGTTTCCCATAGTAG AGATGTAGAATTGACTGAGAAGCTAGATTATTCATCTGGGGGTGCGTTGGTTGGGTATTCACTCATTCTTGCTATATTGCGAGTCTTCAATGTGAGAGATGAGGCAGCAAGGGTAATGATTGCTGCTCCCATTGTTGCGTTTGTGACAACCCATATCTTGTATCTGAACTTTTATCAACTTGACCATG GATTAAACACCAAAGTCTGTGTTGCTATGAGCATGTTGCAGTTTACTTTATGGGCGGTCTGGGCAGCTTTTACTCGCCATCCATCACGCTGGAAGTTGTGGCTTGTGGTGACTGGTGGAGTCCTTTCTACACTCCTTAAGATATATGACTTTCCTCCCTATATGGGATATGTGGACGCTGATGCTCTATGGCACACTATCTCCCTTCCCCTAGCGTACTTGTTGTGGAGTTTTGTTAGGGATGACAGTGAATTTGGAACAACTACTCTCATCAAGAAAGCTAAGTAG